A single Microbacterium protaetiae DNA region contains:
- a CDS encoding ABC transporter permease: MSWVADNLGLILELSLQHLRHSLIPIVLGFAISVPLGWVAWRYRLVRGPLLVVTGLLYTIPSLALLALLPVILGTSYISDVNLIVALTLYAVALMVRSVADGLASVDDDVRLASVAMGYGPWRRFFTVDFPLAGPVILAGTRVMASSTIALATVGILVGVENLGYLFTNGLQRRILIEVFAGIVAVVIIAVIVDALLVLLGRALMPWAHPARRHALAVRTREAIA; this comes from the coding sequence GTGAGCTGGGTCGCCGACAATCTCGGACTGATCCTTGAGCTGTCGCTGCAGCATCTGCGGCACAGCCTTATTCCCATCGTGCTGGGCTTCGCGATCTCGGTTCCGCTGGGCTGGGTCGCCTGGCGGTATCGCCTCGTGCGCGGCCCGCTGCTGGTGGTGACCGGGCTGCTCTACACGATCCCGTCACTGGCGCTGCTGGCGCTGCTGCCGGTGATCCTGGGCACGAGCTACATCAGCGACGTCAATCTCATCGTGGCGCTGACGCTGTACGCCGTCGCGCTGATGGTCCGCTCCGTCGCCGACGGACTGGCCTCGGTCGACGACGATGTGCGCCTCGCATCCGTCGCCATGGGGTACGGTCCGTGGCGCCGATTCTTCACCGTGGACTTTCCACTCGCCGGTCCCGTCATCCTCGCCGGCACCCGGGTCATGGCCTCGAGCACCATAGCACTGGCCACCGTGGGCATCCTCGTCGGCGTCGAGAACCTCGGCTACCTGTTCACGAACGGGCTGCAGCGGCGCATTCTCATCGAGGTGTTCGCGGGCATCGTGGCGGTCGTCATCATCGCCGTGATCGTCGATGCCCTGCTCGTCCTGCTGGGTCGGGCGCTCATGCCCTGGGCACACCCCGCCCGTCGTCACGCTCTCGCCGTGCGCACCCGGGAGGCGATCGCATGA
- a CDS encoding DUF427 domain-containing protein, whose protein sequence is MRARLGETTIATADEADLVRIEGNWYFPPQSVDSRLLHESDTPYTCPWKGVCQYYSIKIGDEVFADRAWAYPTPYPGAIEKVGRDFSGYIAFAPDVEVGD, encoded by the coding sequence ATGAGAGCACGACTCGGTGAGACCACCATCGCGACGGCCGACGAGGCAGACCTCGTCCGTATCGAAGGCAATTGGTATTTTCCACCGCAAAGCGTGGATTCCCGCCTCTTGCACGAGAGCGATACGCCCTACACGTGCCCGTGGAAAGGCGTCTGTCAGTATTACTCGATAAAGATCGGCGACGAGGTCTTCGCCGATCGCGCCTGGGCGTATCCCACGCCGTATCCCGGTGCGATCGAGAAGGTCGGCCGGGATTTCTCCGGGTACATCGCGTTCGCGCCCGACGTCGAGGTGGGCGACTGA
- the rsmA gene encoding 16S rRNA (adenine(1518)-N(6)/adenine(1519)-N(6))-dimethyltransferase RsmA, with the protein MPVTLLGAAQIRALAAELDVTPTKKLGQNFVVDANTVRRIVQVAGVQAGERVVEVGPGLGSLTLAILETGASVTAVEIDHRLAARLPETAAAHGVPDAALTVVDADALRISQLPGDPTVLVANLPYNVSVPVLLHFLETFPRLTRGVVMVQAEVGERLAAAPGSKVYGVPSAKAAWYGRWRLAGTVSRQVFWPVPNVDSVLVSFERDAVPRGSDTERRRTFEIIEAAFGQRRKMLRQSLATVLGGSAAAASAVLEAAGVAPTARAEQLSIDDFARIAAAG; encoded by the coding sequence ATGCCCGTGACCTTGCTGGGCGCGGCCCAGATCCGCGCCCTGGCCGCCGAACTCGATGTGACCCCGACCAAGAAGCTCGGGCAGAACTTCGTCGTCGACGCCAACACGGTGCGCCGGATCGTGCAGGTCGCCGGCGTGCAAGCGGGGGAGCGGGTGGTCGAGGTCGGGCCGGGGCTGGGGTCGTTGACCCTGGCGATCCTTGAAACCGGGGCATCGGTGACGGCTGTCGAGATCGACCATCGGCTGGCGGCGCGACTGCCTGAGACCGCGGCGGCGCACGGCGTGCCCGACGCGGCGTTGACGGTGGTGGATGCCGATGCCCTGCGTATTTCCCAGCTGCCGGGCGATCCCACCGTGCTGGTGGCCAACCTGCCCTACAACGTGTCGGTGCCCGTGCTGCTGCACTTCCTCGAGACATTTCCCCGGCTGACCCGCGGCGTGGTCATGGTGCAGGCCGAGGTGGGCGAGCGGCTCGCGGCCGCACCGGGATCGAAGGTGTACGGAGTGCCCAGCGCCAAGGCCGCCTGGTACGGCCGGTGGCGGCTGGCCGGAACGGTGTCGCGACAGGTGTTCTGGCCGGTACCCAACGTCGACAGCGTGCTCGTCTCGTTCGAACGCGACGCGGTGCCCCGAGGCAGCGACACCGAGCGGCGACGCACCTTCGAGATCATCGAGGCGGCGTTCGGCCAGCGGCGCAAGATGCTGCGCCAATCACTGGCGACGGTGCTGGGCGGCTCTGCCGCTGCGGCCTCGGCGGTGCTGGAGGCGGCGGGCGTCGCCCCCACCGCGCGGGCCGAGCAGCTGAGCATCGACGACTTCGCGCGCATCGCCGCCGCCGGCTGA
- a CDS encoding GNAT family N-acetyltransferase codes for MDDDLVARQRDGAVDAGSAARLDARGLQLRLVPHQRPAFDGWLQATARGFLDSERTEEQLAASFDRSASHRRIGVYDPTAPQDDVPVGTFETWVAELALPGDVVVPALAVSSVTVSPTHAGRGIARAMMEGELRHASRLGIPLAALTVSESTLYGRYGFGQAAAATTWTIETRRAGWIGPEVSGRVDYITRELARTLAPGLHARILRSRPGELAMPGSQWGQFTGTEPDAEKPGSVRAVQYANAAGEVRGLALYTVTENHDDYTKSTARVRYLLAADDEAYAGLWRFLLSLPLISTLTASELSTDEPLLWMIADQRAVRMSVTDHHYVRILDVPAVLGARRYPGAGQLVLEVTDPLGLSEGRWLLESSDDGTAGIVEADGVDTGEVPTMTLGTTELSALCLGGVSPATLAAAGRIRTTDAAASSRLFGWHVSPRLSFWY; via the coding sequence ATGGACGACGACCTGGTCGCTCGTCAACGCGACGGCGCCGTAGACGCGGGCTCGGCCGCCCGCCTCGATGCGCGGGGACTTCAGCTGCGGCTGGTGCCGCACCAGCGGCCGGCCTTCGACGGGTGGCTGCAGGCCACCGCGCGAGGATTTCTCGACTCCGAACGCACCGAAGAACAGCTTGCGGCCTCATTCGATCGTTCGGCCTCTCACCGTCGGATCGGCGTGTACGACCCGACCGCGCCGCAGGACGACGTGCCGGTGGGCACCTTTGAGACCTGGGTTGCAGAACTCGCCCTACCCGGCGACGTCGTGGTTCCCGCGCTGGCCGTGAGCTCCGTGACGGTGTCGCCGACCCATGCCGGTCGCGGCATCGCGCGCGCCATGATGGAGGGCGAGCTTCGCCATGCCTCGCGCCTGGGCATTCCCCTGGCCGCCCTGACGGTGAGCGAATCGACCTTGTACGGCCGCTACGGATTCGGGCAGGCCGCCGCCGCGACGACGTGGACGATCGAGACCCGGCGGGCCGGCTGGATCGGCCCCGAGGTCTCTGGACGCGTCGACTACATCACCCGAGAACTGGCCCGCACCCTCGCGCCGGGGCTGCACGCGCGCATCCTGCGGTCACGACCCGGCGAGCTGGCAATGCCCGGCTCACAGTGGGGGCAGTTCACCGGAACCGAACCCGACGCCGAAAAGCCCGGTTCGGTGCGCGCCGTGCAATACGCGAACGCTGCCGGCGAGGTGCGCGGTCTGGCGCTGTACACCGTCACCGAGAACCACGACGACTATACGAAGTCGACGGCGCGCGTGCGGTACCTGCTCGCCGCCGACGACGAGGCGTACGCGGGACTGTGGCGGTTCCTCCTCTCCCTTCCGCTGATCTCCACGCTCACCGCCAGCGAGCTGTCGACCGACGAGCCGCTGCTGTGGATGATCGCCGATCAGCGTGCGGTGCGCATGAGCGTCACCGATCACCACTACGTGCGCATCCTCGACGTTCCTGCAGTGCTCGGCGCACGCCGATACCCCGGAGCGGGGCAGTTGGTACTCGAGGTCACCGATCCGCTGGGGCTGAGTGAAGGACGATGGTTGCTCGAGTCATCCGACGACGGCACCGCGGGAATCGTCGAGGCAGACGGCGTGGACACCGGCGAGGTGCCGACCATGACGCTGGGCACCACGGAGCTGTCGGCGCTGTGCCTGGGCGGCGTCTCGCCGGCCACCCTGGCGGCGGCAGGACGCATCCGCACCACCGATGCGGCTGCGTCATCCCGGCTTTTCGGATGGCATGTCAGCCCGCGACTGAGCTTCTGGTACTGA
- a CDS encoding ABC transporter ATP-binding protein, which produces MIEFRNVTKQFPDGTRAVRDFNLVIPAHKTTVFVGSSGCGKTTLLRMINRMVDATSGAIEIDGVDIASRPAVALRRSIGYVMQNAGLLPHQSVEDNIATVPVLQGIKKRDARARARELMRTVGLDESLARRYPGQLSGGQQQRVGVARGLAADPNILLMDEPFGAVDPIVRAELQQELIRLQSEIGKTIVFVTHDVDEAFLLGDQVVILEVGAQIAQVGSPSEIIEAPASDFVATFIGAERGSRALRLKKTARGTVVVDAQGRTQGALVEEPG; this is translated from the coding sequence ATGATCGAGTTCCGCAACGTCACGAAGCAGTTCCCCGACGGCACGCGTGCCGTACGGGACTTCAACCTCGTCATCCCTGCCCACAAGACCACGGTGTTCGTCGGATCGAGCGGCTGCGGCAAGACCACTCTGCTGCGCATGATCAACCGCATGGTCGACGCGACCTCGGGGGCGATCGAGATCGACGGCGTCGACATCGCGTCGCGCCCGGCGGTGGCCCTGCGGCGCAGCATCGGGTACGTCATGCAGAACGCGGGTCTGCTGCCGCACCAGAGCGTCGAAGACAATATCGCCACGGTGCCTGTTCTGCAGGGGATCAAGAAGAGGGATGCCCGAGCCCGGGCTCGTGAACTCATGCGCACGGTCGGTCTCGACGAGTCGTTGGCCCGGCGGTATCCCGGGCAGTTGTCCGGCGGTCAGCAGCAGCGTGTCGGCGTCGCGAGAGGACTGGCCGCCGACCCGAACATCCTGCTGATGGACGAACCGTTCGGAGCGGTCGATCCGATCGTGCGGGCCGAGCTGCAGCAAGAGCTCATTCGGCTGCAGAGCGAGATCGGCAAGACGATAGTGTTCGTCACGCACGACGTCGACGAGGCGTTCCTGCTCGGCGATCAGGTCGTGATCCTCGAGGTGGGCGCCCAGATCGCGCAGGTGGGCAGTCCGAGCGAGATCATCGAGGCCCCGGCCTCCGACTTCGTGGCGACCTTCATCGGGGCCGAGCGCGGCAGCCGCGCGTTGCGACTGAAGAAGACCGCACGTGGCACCGTGGTCGTCGACGCGCAGGGCCGCACGCAGGGAGCGCTCGTGGAGGAGCCCGGGTGA
- a CDS encoding 4-(cytidine 5'-diphospho)-2-C-methyl-D-erythritol kinase, with protein MTQAYITERVHARAPGKINVFFQVGAPGADGYHEVASAYQAVSLYEDVWATPSDEFTIEVTGTVQCSDVPLDENNLAVRAARLLASEIGYDAGVHLHVHKAVPVAGGMGGGSADAAAALVACDALWGAGLGTAELQRLGARLGADVPFALMGGTAVGTGRGDQLSPALARGRFEWVLVVSDEGMSTPVVYAELDEYRSGTGIYVPRAPARPAVYPMVLQALRQGDAQALASASDNDLTPAVLRLRPTLDDLINLGLQEGALAALVSGSGPTLAFLIENEQAALELQVALSAAGHNALHVHGPVPGARVLPD; from the coding sequence GTGACCCAGGCCTACATCACCGAGCGCGTGCACGCGCGCGCACCTGGAAAGATCAACGTGTTCTTCCAGGTGGGTGCGCCCGGCGCCGACGGCTACCACGAGGTGGCCTCGGCGTACCAGGCGGTTTCACTCTATGAGGATGTCTGGGCGACGCCGTCTGACGAGTTCACCATCGAGGTGACCGGAACGGTGCAGTGCTCGGATGTCCCGCTCGACGAGAACAACCTCGCGGTGCGCGCCGCACGTCTGCTGGCCAGCGAGATCGGTTACGACGCCGGTGTGCACTTGCACGTGCACAAGGCTGTTCCCGTCGCGGGCGGCATGGGCGGAGGGTCTGCGGATGCCGCAGCCGCCCTGGTCGCCTGTGACGCGCTGTGGGGCGCAGGGCTGGGTACCGCCGAGCTGCAGAGGCTGGGCGCGCGGCTGGGTGCCGACGTGCCGTTCGCGCTGATGGGCGGGACAGCAGTGGGCACCGGTCGCGGTGACCAGCTCAGTCCGGCGCTGGCCCGGGGTCGCTTCGAATGGGTGCTCGTGGTCAGCGACGAGGGAATGTCGACCCCGGTGGTCTACGCCGAACTCGACGAGTACCGCTCGGGGACGGGAATCTACGTCCCGCGCGCTCCTGCGCGGCCGGCCGTGTACCCGATGGTGCTGCAGGCGCTGCGCCAGGGCGATGCGCAGGCGCTGGCCTCGGCGTCGGACAACGATCTCACCCCCGCGGTGCTGCGCCTGCGCCCGACCCTGGACGACCTGATAAACCTCGGGTTGCAAGAAGGCGCCTTGGCCGCCCTGGTGTCGGGGTCGGGCCCCACGCTCGCTTTTCTCATCGAGAACGAACAAGCCGCTCTCGAACTGCAGGTGGCGCTCAGCGCCGCCGGCCACAACGCCCTGCACGTGCACGGCCCGGTGCCGGGCGCGCGTGTGCTGCCTGACTGA
- a CDS encoding aldo/keto reductase yields MTDAPRFRPDVRDIHRPYTAAADRYALTEYRQVGASGLFLPPISLGLWWNFGDNIPFDRQRELLRHAFDNGITHFDLANNYGPPYGAAETNFGRMMREDFAPYRDELIISSKAGWDMWPGPYGDLGSRKYILASADQSLARMGLDHVDIFYSHRLDPLTPLEETIGALDSLVRAGKALYVGISSYSAERTIEAKAIARSLGTPLVIHQPSYSILNRWVEDGLTGVLEQEGMGAIAFTPLAQGLLTSKYLGDGTAERAQQRSSLPGGRLSDSALAALRGLDLIAKQRGQTLAQLALQWVLRDAVVASALIGASRPAQLDENLQALSGPAFDTEELEQIDALSDAIDVDLWAESTQL; encoded by the coding sequence ATGACCGACGCACCCCGCTTCCGGCCCGACGTCCGCGACATCCATCGGCCATACACGGCCGCCGCCGACCGGTATGCGCTGACCGAGTACCGTCAGGTCGGGGCATCCGGCCTGTTCCTCCCGCCGATCTCGCTCGGCCTGTGGTGGAACTTCGGCGACAACATCCCGTTCGATCGTCAGCGCGAACTGTTGCGCCACGCGTTCGACAACGGCATCACACACTTCGATCTCGCGAACAACTACGGCCCGCCGTACGGGGCGGCCGAGACGAACTTCGGCCGCATGATGCGCGAAGACTTCGCGCCCTACCGCGACGAGTTGATCATCTCGTCGAAGGCCGGATGGGACATGTGGCCCGGCCCCTATGGAGATCTGGGTAGCCGCAAATACATCCTGGCCAGTGCCGATCAGTCCCTCGCCCGCATGGGACTCGACCACGTCGACATCTTCTACTCGCACCGCCTCGACCCGCTCACCCCGCTGGAGGAGACGATCGGCGCCCTCGACAGCCTCGTGCGCGCCGGAAAGGCGCTGTATGTGGGGATCTCGTCGTACAGCGCCGAGCGCACGATCGAGGCGAAGGCCATCGCGCGCAGCCTGGGCACACCGCTGGTGATCCACCAACCCTCGTATTCGATCCTCAATCGCTGGGTCGAAGACGGCCTGACCGGGGTGTTGGAGCAGGAGGGCATGGGCGCGATAGCCTTCACACCGCTCGCGCAGGGGCTGCTGACCTCGAAGTACCTCGGCGACGGCACGGCTGAGCGTGCTCAGCAGCGCTCGTCGCTGCCCGGGGGCCGGCTCTCCGACAGCGCGCTGGCCGCGCTGCGCGGGCTCGACCTGATCGCCAAGCAACGCGGCCAGACCCTCGCCCAGCTCGCCCTGCAGTGGGTGCTGCGCGACGCAGTGGTCGCCTCTGCGCTGATCGGCGCGTCGCGCCCGGCGCAACTCGACGAGAATCTGCAGGCGCTGTCGGGCCCGGCGTTCGACACCGAAGAGCTCGAGCAGATCGACGCCCTCTCGGACGCCATCGACGTCGATCTGTGGGCGGAGTCGACGCAGCTGTGA